In Topomyia yanbarensis strain Yona2022 chromosome 2, ASM3024719v1, whole genome shotgun sequence, one DNA window encodes the following:
- the LOC131682920 gene encoding uncharacterized protein LOC131682920: MAPNLRALCKQERFCLDTMRNLLDFMQNYNERRDKDQLPVWRERLEEIFEKFQSNRLQMDLLEEEAQYHDASSLQGIDEAEGEVDLGPKVDASRKARDEFELNYVRVKSFLIAAESKANPPQANAIAVPSASSRATDPAVSRIKLPEVKLPSFDGSLTEWLTFRDTFRSLIDSNPQLLDIDKFSYLVASLSKEAKRVVESIEITSANYSVAWNLLKQRFDNKKLVVKTYLDSLFSIEPMKRECYDSLVRLIDDFERNLQMIAKMGIDTEGWSILLAHMVCSRLDSSTLKQWENHNNSTEAPKYRDIMEFLRRHSTILQSIAPSKARSSDPPRLEPIRPQKTRFSSIHSVTGTTPRSCPFCKQAIHSPFKCEAFRNSSVQQRYELVKRKSLCINCLSPDHQIKNCASSACRVCGQKHHTMLHQQTSNRNPTQAHALKPSTQTPSTDQTQSQTQNARSTPIVSNQSSSQTNPTDGQVPSSSSFSHCSTSLTANVRRIPSAVLLQTAIVKVFDPAGHSLWARVLLDPASQINVIAERLAQRLMSRLVKNHHVIGGIGKATIVSTHSVFARIQSHCSDFSADLKFHVLREITHELPSTTINTSEWNWPSDVVLADPKFHEPASIDMIIGVEVYYELLLDGLIRLGPGKPVLQNTALGWVVSGRVGVVQSNQTAPSIVHVCSTEALEDQLSRFWELESCQSSSIMSVEETTCEAHFAATTSRDEFGRFVVVLPKKPSVIPLLGNSYEIAKRRFLSLERRLQAEPNLKTAYSTFIHEYRLLNHMQEVPESLQTKSHPTYYLPHHCVVRPESVTTKLRVVFDASCATDTGISLNDALMVGPVVQDDLISITLRFRMSRYAIISDVEKMYRQIWLHQSDHSLQRILWRNEPFEPIRTYELTTVTYGTSAAPYLATKCLQELAKLGQSSHPAAAQVVANDFYMDDMISGVNSVEEGKILCTQLLQLFQSVGFSLRKWSTNSPDILAHIPAELRDERTVFDLDLSSSVKTLGLKWEPASDRFRFQVPKWSESTTITKRIALSDSARLYDPLGLVGPVIVLAKLFMQELWRNQRTWDEPLEEEVQQRWLQFRANLTSLEHLTVPRWVVPCIEPTIVEVHGFCDASERAYGACIYLRTVCANGNISVLLLTSKSKVAPLGDSKKQKKICLPRLELSSALLLSHLYQKVQQSLKLQLKSFFWTDSMIALYWLSANPSRWKTFVANRVSEIQHLTKDGIWAHVPGIENPADIISRGMLPAQLMETTAWWEGPPWLQQPERFRPPLVRSTHEDFPTEYLEEKLAVMSVQVKAPCFIFSLRSSYNALVRLVSYLLRFTHNCKPAHRSDRKVGFLSTNEITEAVNVLVKISQKECFAEEIRAITVDGQVKPNSRLKTLTPILKNQILRVGGRLENAPIADDRKHPMILHPNHPFTELIADHYHKKLLHAGPQLIIANMREKFWPLRVRNLARRVVHSCIKCFRCKPTILEQLMGELPPERVTPTFPFLTTGVDLCGPFYYRHAGRKSSPTKGFVAIFVCLVTKAVHIELVADLSTNAFVSALKRFVARRGLPAVIECDNAKNFVGASRELAELAKQFASQQHQHVVTSHCSENGIWFKFIPPRSPNFGGIWEAAVKSCKKHLKATLGTAILMKDDLETLLTQTEGCLNSRPLTQLSSDPEDLEVLTPGHFLVSRPLVAIPEPSYEAIPKGRLDRYQLTQEYLRRIWKHWSMDYLSGLLPRTKWTRQRDNVTIGTMVLLKEDNLPPLKWRLGRITQIFRGDDGNVRVVSVKTKDGELRRAISNICVLPVRKPATAGDEDSLSDS, encoded by the coding sequence ATGGCTCCAAATTTAAGAGCACTCTGCAAGCAGGAACGTTTTTGTCTTGACACTATGCGCAATCTGTTAGACTTCATGCAAAATTATAATGAACGCCGGGACAAGGATCAACTTCCAGTTTGGAGAGAGCGACTGGAGgagattttcgaaaaattccAGAGCAACCGTTTGCAAATGGACCTTCTAGAAGAAGAAGCTCAGTACCATGATGCTAGTTCGTTGCAAGGGATTGATGAAGCAGAAGGTGAAGTTGACCTTGGTCCAAAGGTAGATGCTAGCCGCAAGGCACGTGATGAGTTTGAATTGAACTATGTTAGGGTAAAGAGCTTCCTAATCGCAGCAGAAAGCAAAGCTAATCCGCCACAAGCCAACGCAATTGCAGTACCTTCTGCATCCTCTCGGGCTACTGATCCAGCAGTTTCCCGAATTAAACTTCCTGAAGTCAAACTTCCGTCTTTTGATGGTTCTCTTACTGAGTGGCTCACTTTTCGTGACACTTTTCGAAGTTTGATCGATTCTAACCCTCAACTGTTGGACATCGATAAGTTCTCTTACTTGGTAGCGTCGCTATCCAAGGAAGCAAAAAGGGTTGTCGAATCTATAGAAATAACGTCAGCCAATTATTCCGTGGCGTGGAACCTATTAAAACAGCGTTTCGATAATAAGAAGCTGGTAGTCAAAACGTATCTCGATTCGCTTTTCTCCATTGAACCCATGAAGCGGGAATGCTACGATTCTCTCGTCCGACTAATAGACGATTTCGAGCGTAACCTACAAATgatcgcgaaaatgggcatcgaCACTGAGGGCTGGAGTATTCTGTTGGCCCACATGGTCTGTTCGCGACTCGACTCGTCTACACTGAAGCAATGGGAAAATCACAACAACTCAACGGAAGCTCCCAAGTACCGAGACATAATGGAGTTTCTGCGTCGTCACAGTACTATTCTTCAATCCATCGCCCCTTCGAAAGCTCGCAGCTCTGATCCGCCACGGTTGGAACCCATTCGACCGCAGAAAACAAGGTTTAGCAGCATTCATTCAGTAACCGGCACTACTCCAAGGTCGTGCCCATTCTGTAAGCAGGCAATCCACTCTCCATTCAAGTGTGAAGCGTTTAGGAACTCATCAGTTCAGCAAAGATACGAGTTAGTGAAAAGAAAGTCCCTCTGCATAAACTGCCTCTCTCCAGACCACCAAATCAAAAACTGCGCTTCCAGTGCGTGTCGTGTTTGTGGCCAAAAACACCACACAATGTTACACCAGCAGACTAGCAATCGTAATCCAACCCAAGCTCATGCTCTCAAACCATCTACACAGACGCCCAGCACAGATCAAACTCAGTCTCAAACTCAGAACGCTCGGAGTACACCAATTGTTTCAAATCAGTCTTCCTCGCAAACCAATCCTACTGATGGACAGGTGCCATCGTCATCGTCGTTCAGTCATTGCTCTACCTCCTTGACAGCCAATGTTCGCAGAATACCATCGGCTGTCTTACTGCAGACAGCGATAGTAAAGGTGTTTGATCCCGCTGGTCACTCTCTGTGGGCAAGAGTATTACTCGATCCCGCTTCGCAAATTAATGTTATCGCAGAACGCCTTGCACAGCGCTTGATGTCACGCTTAGTCAAAAATCATCATGTCATCGGTGGCATCGGAAAGGCCACCATAGTTTCTACTCATTCCGTTTTCGCTCGCATCCAATCGCACTGTTCGGACTTCAGTGCTGATCTAAAGTTCCATGTTTTGAGGGAAATTACACACGAATTACCCTCGACTACCATTAACACCTCTGAATGGAATTGGCCATCAGATGTTGTCTTAGCTGATCCCAAATTTCACGAGCCAGCCTCAATTGACATGATCATAGGAGTAGAGGTTTACTACGAACTTCTCCTCGATGGACTCATTCGACTGGGTCCCGGAAAACCAGTACTGCAGAATACAGCCCTGGGATGGGTAGTCTCAGGCAGAGTAGGAGTTGTACAATCAAACCAAACTGCACCTAGTATTGTTCACGTCTGCAGTACAGAAGCCTTAGAAGACCAGTTATCCAGATTTTGGGAGCTGGAATCCTGTCAATCGTCAAGCATCATGTCCGTTGAAGAAACTACATGTGAAGCACATTTTGCTGCTACCACAAGTAGAGATGAATTCGGTCGATTTGTAGTGGTACTTCCCAAGAAACCATCAGTCATTCCACTGCTGGGAAATTCATACGAAATAGCCAAACGTCGTTTTCTTTCCTTGGAGCGTCGTCTTCAAGCTGAGCCAAATCTAAAAACCGCATATTCAACATTTATTCATGAATACCGTCTGCTGAATCATATGCAAGAAGTACCAGAAAGTTTGCAAACTAAGTCGCATCCTACGTACTACCTCCCACATCACTGCGTAGTACGCCCAGAAAGTGTGACCACTAAATTGCGTGTTGTGTTCGATGCCTCTTGTGCCACCGACACCGGCATTTCGTTGAACGATGCACTCATGGTGGGACCAGTAGTGCAAGATGACCTCATCTCAATCACATTGCGGTTTCGGATGTCACGGTACGCCATCATCTCTGACGTGGAAAAAATGTACCGGCAAATCTGGCTCCATCAGTCGGACCATTCTCTACAGAGAATCCTATGGAGAAACGAACCGTTCGAACCGATTCGAACCTATGAGTTGACAACCGTCACTTATGGGACCTCTGCTGCACCGTATCTAGCGACCAAATGTCTTCAGGAACTTGCCAAATTGGGGCAATCATCGCATCCTGCAGCAGCACAAGTTGTGGCTAACGACTTTTATATGGACGATATGATCAGTGGCGTAAATAGTGTCGAAGAAGGGAAAATTCTGTGCACACAACTTCTGCAGCTTTTCCAATCCGTCGGGTTTAGTCTTCGCAAATGGTCGACGAATTCTCCCGATATTTTAGCGCATATTCCAGCTGAACTCCGTGATGAACGCACTGTCTTCGATCTAGATCTGTCCTCATCAGTAAAAACTCTGGGGCTTAAATGGGAGCCTGCGTCCGACAGATTCCGCTTCCAAGTACCGAAATGGAGTGAATCGACTACCATTACAAAGCGGATAGCTCTTTCCGACTCCGCTCGTCTTTACGATCCCCTAGGACTGGTGGGACCTGTTATCGTGCTCGCTAAATTGTTTATGCAGGAGCTGTGGCGAAACCAGAGGACGTGGGATGAACCTTTAGAGGAAGAAGTTCAACAACGTTGGTTGCAGTTTAGAGCAAATCTCACATCACTCGAACATCTAACGGTTCCTCGATGGGTCGTACCATGCATAGAACCCACCATTGTGGAAGTACATGGGTTCTGTGATGCCTCCGAAAGGGCCTACGGGGCCTGCATATATCTGCGAACAGTTTGTGCCAATGGCAATATATCCGTTCTACTCCTTACTTCGAAGTCAAAAGTCGCCCCTCTCGGCGACAGTAAAAAGCAGAAAAAGATCTGCTTGCCTCGCTTAGAGCTCTCGTCAGCGTTGTTACTCAGCCACCTCTATCAGAAGGTTCAGCAAAGCTTAAAGCTACAATTGAAATCCTTTTTTTGGACCGATTCCATGATTGCACTATACTGGCTATCAGCGAACCCGTCCCGGTGGAAAACTTTCGTCGCTAACCGGGTTTCTGAAATCCAACATCTGACGAAGGATGGAATTTGGGCTCACGTGCCCGGGATCGAGAACCCCGCCGACATAATCTCCCGTGGAATGCTACCTGCCCAGCTGATGGAGACTACTGCATGGTGGGAAGGCCCACCATGGCTGCAACAACCGGAGCGGTTTCGGCCACCACTAGTTAGGTCAACCCATGAAGACTTCCCTACTGAATATTTGGAGGAAAAATTGGCAGTTATGTCCGTTCAAGTGAAAGCACCTTGTTTCATCTTCAGTCTGCGATCGTCTTATAATGCTCTAGTTCGGCTAGTATCATACTTGCTACGATTTACCCACAACTGCAAACCGGCACATCGGTCGGACCGTAAGGTCGGTTTCCTATCAACCAATGAGATTACCGAAGCTGTAAACGTGTTAGTGAAAATTTCGCAGAAGGAATGTTTTGCTGAAGAAATCCGAGCCATCACTGTTGACGGACAAGTCAAGCCTAATTCCAGATTGAAAACGCTGACACCGATCctgaaaaatcaaattctccGGGTTGGTGGTCGGCTCGAAAATGCACCAATCGCTGATGATAGAAAACATCCTATGATTCTGCATCCAAACCATCCTTTCACCGAGTTGATTGCAGATCATTACCATAAAAAACTTCTGCATGCTGGCCCGCAACTTATTATTGCAAACATGCGAGAGAAGTTCTGGCCACTACGAGTGCGAAATTTGGCACGAAGGGTGGTGCACAGTTGCATTAAATGTTTTCGTTGTAAGCCAACTATCTTAGAGCAGCTTATGGGAGAACTGCCTCCTGAACGAGTAACACCAACCTTCCCGTTCCTGACCACTGGTGTCGATCTGTGTGGACCCTTTTATTACCGCCATGCTGGTCGCAAATCATCTCCCACCAAAGGCTTCGTCGCAATATTTGTGTGCCTCGTAACAAAGGCGGTGCACATTGAATTGGTAGCCGACCTCTCAACCAATGCATTTGTTTCGGCTCTAAAAAGATTTGTAGCACGTCGCGGCCTACCAGCAGTCATTGAATGCGACAACGCAAAGAATTTCGTTGGTGCATCTCGGGAGCTAGCAGAACTAGCCAAACAGTTTGCCTCTCAGCAGCATCAGCACGTTGTTACCTCACATTGCAGCGAGAACGGCATCTGGTTTAAATTTATTCCTCCTCGGTCTCCGAACTTCGGCGGCATTTGGGAGGCCGCAGTTAAATCCTGCAAGAAGCATCTGAAGGCCACTCTCGGAACTGCTATATTAATGAAGGATGACCTAGAAACGCTCCTTACGCAAACCGAAGGTTGCCTGAATTCCAGGCCGCTCACGCAGCTGTCATCTGACCCAGAGGACTTAGAAGTGCTCACCCCTGGGCATTTCCTAGTAAGCCGCCCTCTTGTAGCTATACCAGAACCATCGTACGAAGCCATACCGAAAGGACGTCTAGACCGTTATCAGCTGACCCAAGAGTATCTTCGTCGTATCTGGAAGCACTGGAGCATGGATTATCTATCCGGCCTGCTCCCGCGGACAAAATGGACCCGTCAACGTGACAACGTAACCATCGGAACGATGGTACTTCTGAAGGAAGACAACCTACCTCCACTCAAGTGGCGACTCGGCCGTATCACCCAAATCTTCCGCGGCGATGACGGCAACGTTCGAGTGGTCTCGGTGAAGACCAAAGATGGCGAGCTTCGGCGCGCTATTTCCAACATTTGTGTACTACCAGTGAGAAAGCCAGCAACCGCTGGTGATGAGGACTCGCTCTCCGATTCGTAA